The following are encoded in a window of Gramella sp. MT6 genomic DNA:
- the mobB gene encoding MobB family relaxase, which translates to MYITITPQKLGSTFSQSAADYVEYLEKENQNLEIEEMEHFFNQSGEKLSAHEVVREIDANTSKLKKVEPKFYSITVSPSQYELRRLQNHSLDLKTYTREIMKDYAASFNREINGKAISVQDIKYYAKIEHQRTFKGTDVQVRENQPYATRILKCKDEIQKIKRGEISGDVSKLEKMIARLEKEAPHQLNGQRITQGMLKAGNQSHIHIIVSRKDMSNSFSLSPGSKYKSSEVEFNGKLVKRGFDRDAFFNRAEQSFDRLFKYERNFVETYEARKQFIKDPKIYFSVLLGLPANEKAIAFKMLRERGVPMIPAIPVNKAQLALKIFNKLKRGIDTAISSGSIGV; encoded by the coding sequence ATGTATATCACCATCACCCCTCAGAAATTAGGAAGTACTTTTTCTCAAAGTGCAGCCGATTATGTGGAATACTTGGAGAAGGAAAACCAGAATCTCGAAATAGAAGAAATGGAACATTTCTTTAACCAGAGTGGGGAAAAGCTAAGCGCCCATGAAGTTGTTAGAGAGATAGATGCCAATACTTCAAAATTAAAAAAAGTAGAACCTAAATTCTATTCCATCACGGTGAGCCCGTCGCAGTATGAGCTTCGAAGATTACAAAATCATAGCCTGGACCTAAAGACCTATACCCGTGAGATCATGAAAGATTATGCGGCCAGTTTTAACAGGGAAATCAATGGAAAAGCTATAAGCGTTCAAGACATAAAGTATTATGCGAAAATAGAACACCAGAGGACTTTTAAAGGTACCGATGTTCAGGTCCGGGAAAATCAGCCGTATGCTACAAGAATATTGAAGTGTAAGGATGAAATTCAAAAAATCAAACGCGGAGAAATAAGTGGAGATGTCTCAAAACTGGAAAAAATGATAGCCCGACTTGAGAAGGAGGCGCCGCATCAGTTAAATGGACAGCGAATTACCCAAGGCATGTTAAAAGCGGGAAACCAAAGCCATATCCATATCATCGTTAGCCGAAAGGATATGTCTAATTCCTTTAGCCTTTCCCCGGGAAGTAAATACAAATCTTCTGAAGTCGAGTTTAACGGAAAACTTGTAAAACGGGGTTTTGACAGAGACGCCTTTTTCAACAGGGCAGAGCAAAGCTTTGACCGCCTATTCAAATATGAACGAAATTTTGTGGAAACTTATGAGGCCAGGAAACAATTTATTAAAGATCCCAAGATCTATTTTTCCGTGCTGCTGGGTTTACCTGCGAATGAAAAAGCGATTGCTTTTAAAATGCTAAGAGAAAGGGGAGTGCCTATGATTCCTGCTATCCCGGTCAATAAAGCGCAACTGGCACTTAAAATCTTCAATAAGCTGAAGCGCGGAATAGATACAGCGATAAGTTCCGGTTCCATCGGGGTTTAA
- a CDS encoding BfmA/BtgA family mobilization protein, with product MEPFKNIRFKKETAERFQEFSRTHFKTHTEALSTMLDFFFFNEISPKERLGPTGRKIENSLKKRTNAIIAIMKNVEKNKANPTLAILQSLLEENEPKKKPLILEKRDPTLPEKKL from the coding sequence ATGGAGCCTTTTAAAAACATTCGATTTAAGAAAGAAACCGCGGAACGTTTTCAGGAATTTTCCCGTACCCATTTCAAAACCCATACAGAAGCACTTTCTACCATGCTCGATTTTTTCTTCTTTAACGAGATTTCTCCAAAGGAAAGATTGGGTCCTACAGGAAGAAAAATAGAAAACTCCCTGAAAAAAAGAACCAATGCGATCATTGCGATCATGAAGAATGTAGAGAAGAATAAAGCAAATCCTACCTTGGCTATTTTGCAATCGCTACTGGAAGAAAATGAACCCAAAAAGAAACCCCTGATCCTGGAAAAAAGGGATCCAACTTTACCTGAAAAGAAGTTATAA
- a CDS encoding JAB domain-containing protein codes for MKTKVNEISIKYRGSFKITEAPKITSSEDATAVFYKTWNKDKIGLQECFKIMLLNNANRVKGIYEVSSGGITGTMVDLRIVFAVILKSLTTAVILSHNHPSGTLKPSEADKRLTEKIIKAAILLDIKVLDHLILTPDGQFFSFADEGLL; via the coding sequence ATGAAAACTAAAGTTAATGAAATATCGATAAAATATAGAGGTAGTTTTAAAATTACAGAGGCTCCAAAGATCACCTCTTCTGAAGATGCAACCGCGGTTTTTTACAAGACCTGGAATAAAGATAAAATTGGGCTACAGGAATGTTTTAAGATTATGTTACTCAATAACGCCAATAGGGTTAAAGGTATTTATGAGGTTTCCAGCGGTGGAATCACCGGAACTATGGTAGATCTTAGAATAGTTTTCGCCGTTATACTTAAGAGTTTAACAACGGCAGTAATTCTATCTCATAATCATCCCAGCGGAACATTAAAGCCTAGTGAGGCAGACAAAAGGTTAACCGAAAAGATCATAAAGGCTGCCATACTTTTGGATATAAAAGTTTTGGATCACCTGATCTTAACTCCAGACGGCCAGTTCTTCAGTTTTGCAGATGAAGGACTTTTATAA
- the ssb gene encoding single-stranded DNA-binding protein — protein sequence MSTLRNHVQLIGNVGQEPQITNLESGKKVARFSLATNEFYKNEQGEKVQNTEWHTIVAWGRTAEIIEKYASKGKEIGVSGKLKSRSYEDNEGVKRYVTEVEANEILLLGARNDESVR from the coding sequence ATGAGCACTTTAAGAAATCATGTACAGTTGATCGGGAATGTGGGCCAGGAGCCACAAATCACGAACCTTGAAAGCGGAAAGAAAGTTGCCCGTTTTTCACTTGCCACCAATGAGTTTTACAAAAATGAACAGGGTGAGAAAGTTCAGAACACCGAATGGCATACCATAGTAGCCTGGGGAAGAACCGCGGAAATTATCGAGAAATATGCCAGCAAGGGAAAAGAGATAGGGGTAAGCGGAAAACTGAAGTCCAGAAGCTACGAGGATAACGAAGGCGTAAAGCGATACGTTACTGAAGTGGAAGCCAATGAAATCCTTCTATTAGGTGCAAGAAATGACGAATCAGTCAGGTAG